In the genome of Takifugu flavidus isolate HTHZ2018 unplaced genomic scaffold, ASM371156v2 ctg1077, whole genome shotgun sequence, the window GTTTATGTTATATACTTACCTGTATGATTTATGCAATATTTCGTGATTATATGCGAAAATGTTTATAGATGAGTGCAATGTACTGTACGAACATCTGACTTGTTCTGAAAGCATATGTAATGTGCTTCACAGTTTTCACCGCTTCCAGTAAAGGAAATTTCTGCAAAATACATCTCCCTGGTTCTTTACTGGCGGTTTAGCTGCGTGTTTCCTACAACACTACAGTGCCGTTTGGTGGGGTTGGCTGGACGGATTCCGCAGAACTCGTAGGCATCACGGAGCCTCTTCAGGTCTTCCTGATCGACCACAGAGAAGGCGGCAGAAAGGAGCTGGCAGAAAAGGCTGAACAGAAGATGGTGCTCAGAGGTGCACTCTCGTCCAAAGCGCCTTATACAGTGAAACAAGTCTAGCTTCACAACGATGCTGCTGTTGTAATGTGCCCGTGAGGCGCAGGTGTTGGTGAGCGGTCCAGAGGTGGCTTCTGCAACAATGGAAGGGGTGGTCTTCCAGGCATCCCAGCACAGATGTTCACCAGGGACGCAGTCCGGGATCTTAAATGGAGCGCAGCAATCCCTAACTGCTACGACCATGAGTGCACGTTACAATGCTGAAGAGGCTCTAGAGCTGATTTTTACAGATGTCCAACAAGACAGCTCTGAttcagaagaggaagtggaggatttatcagaagaagaagatggggaggAATACAACCCAGAGCATGATGAATCGTcttcagaagaagaagaaaactctgAAGCTGAAAGAGaggctttcctttcaaaaaatggcaaaataataTGGTCCTCAACAGAATATGACCAACACGGCAGGCATGGGGTCATAAAGATGACCCCAGGACCCACAAGGTATGCTGTCTCTCATGCCCGGGACATTGTCTCTTCATTCTACCTTTTTATCACACCAGCAATAGAAAAATAATTCTGGAGATGACAAATCTGCACGGTTTTCGCAAATATGGAGACAGCTGGACAAAGATGGATGAGACTGACCTGCATGCCTACTTAGGGCTGCTAATCTTAGCAGGTGTATACAGGTCccgaggtgaggctgcagctagTCTATGGGACGCAGAGAATGGAAGACCAATTTTCCGAGCCACAATGCCACTCAAACTCTTTCACACCTACTCAAGACTGCTACGATTTGATGACCGTGAGTCAAGACCAGCAAGACGTGTGACAGACAAACTTGCAGCCATAAGAGATGTCTGGGACAAGTGGGTGGAGCGGCTGCCCTATCTCTACAATCCAGGGCCTGACGTAACAGTGGATGAGCAACTGGTTCCATTTAGAGGTAAACTATTTTCATATTTctaataaaagtgatttttacTATTGATTTCTTTGACTGTTTTCTGTGACACTGATACTAATCACTGATGCTAATGTCTTCTGTCCAAAGGTCGTTGTCCTTTCCGGCAGTATATGCCCAGCAAGCCAGCAAAATATGGGATCAAGTCATGGGTGGCTTGCGATGCCAAATCAAGCTATGCTTGGAAAATGCAAATCTATACCGGGAAGCCGACCAGTGGAAGCCCAGAGAAGAAGCAGGGAATGCGAGTTGTGCTTGATGTGACAGAGGGACTGAGGGGTCACAATGTGACATGTGATAATTTCTTCACCTCTTATGAACTcggacagcagctcctgaagaggAAGATCACCATGGTTGGTACAGTTCGAAAGAACAAgcctgagctcccacctgcaCTGCTTGcatcaaaagagagagaggtccTCTCATCAAAGTTTGCCTTCACGCCCACCACCACTCTAGTTTCCTACCtcccaaagaaaaacaagaatgtaCTTCTTCTGAGCACACTGCACAGAGACGGTGTCATTAGCGATCGTGGGGACAG includes:
- the LOC130519666 gene encoding piggyBac transposable element-derived protein 4-like encodes the protein MTNLHGFRKYGDSWTKMDETDLHAYLGLLILAGVYRSRGEAAASLWDAENGRPIFRATMPLKLFHTYSRLLRFDDRESRPARRVTDKLAAIRDVWDKWVERLPYLYNPGPDVTVDEQLVPFRGRCPFRQYMPSKPAKYGIKSWVACDAKSSYAWKMQIYTGKPTSGSPEKKQGMRVVLDVTEGLRGHNVTCDNFFTSYELGQQLLKRKITMVGTVRKNKPELPPALLASKEREVLSSKFAFTPTTTLVSYLPKKNKNVLLLSTLHRDGVISDRGDRKPVIILDYNRNKGGVDNLDKVIGAYSCRRMTAHWPLVIFHNIIDVSSYNAFVIWRETNPNWMSRKYNKRRLFLEQLGKALVTPLIERRKQIPRTEASAAVVKAIQNAGAPDQPEDPATTATSPARPSKRKRCQFCPQKKDCKTYTVCCKCKKYICRSCTLPYCPTCAK